The sequence below is a genomic window from Candidatus Dadabacteria bacterium.
CATGGACGAAGTGGGATTCATGGTACACCATATAGATAATAGAGGATTTTTAAGGGTAACCCCGCTTGGAGGAATGGACGCCAGGGTTTTTTACGGACAGCGCTTGGTGGTTTGGGGAAAAGAACCTCTAAAGGGGGTGGTGGCAGCGGTTCCACCCCACGTGACCAGGGGCAGCGGAGGGGCCAAGGAGGTTCCGGAAATTGAAGACTGCGCGGTCGATCTTGGGCTCAGTTCTGAAAAAGTCGCCGACCTAGTAAAAATAGGGGACATGGTGTCATTTGACACTTCCCTCGATGAAACCGAGGATTCCGTAATTTCCAAGGCCCTTGACGACAGGATGGGGCTTTTCGTAATAATCGAAGCTCTTCGAAAGACTCCAAGTCCGGGCTGCAATCTCATAGTTACATTTACCGTGCAGGAAGAAGTCGGGCTTCGCGGGGCAAGGGTAATAACGCCGGTTTACGAACCGGACTTCGCCGTCGCACTTGAAGGCACTGTGGCAATGGACATACCGGGGGTCTCGGAAAGCAAATCCTTTGCCAATATCGGCAAGGGACCCGAGATCAGACTTTCAGACAGGTTCCTGGTGGCGCACAGACCATTCAGCTTTTTTATAAAGGAACTTGCGGAGAAAAACGAAATCCCTTACCAGATAACAGTAAAAAAAGCGGGCAGCACAAACGCAACCGCCATGCAGGTCACCGGAAAGGGGACCAGGGCGGCCGTCCTGTCAGTTCCGACAAGATATCTTCACAGCCCGAGTTCCATCGCCTATAAAAGCGATATCAGTCACACAATAGATCTGGTGTCATGCCTGCTCAGTGACATAGGAAAATTCAGTCCCTCAAACCAGCATCAGGGCGCTCAGCAACAATGATGGAAGAACTGCTCCGCGTATTCGAGGAAATCGCCAGGGAAAATTTCCCTGAACTTGATCTTGAGAAATTCTCTCTAGCGCTTCGCGAGGAGATAGAAAAGAAAAAATACGATCTTCAGGACGAAGCCCTGCTTGAGACAGCCCTTCGGGATGACAGAGACACCTTCAAAGACTCTTTTCTGGAAATGCTCGAGGAAAAAGCAGCGCGCGAAAACAGTGGGAAAGCATTTATTCTATCGGAGAGAGGCCGTAACGAGGCCATCTCAATCCTAATAGCCAATACCGAGCACACGATTGACTACTACTACAACACCATAATAGGAAAACATTTTTCGGCAAGTTAGGCGCAGGTGTTTCTCCGTATTGTTTTTTACTGGAACAACTTTTAAAAATTCCGGATTCCCGAGTTTGTAAGTCCTTTTTGAAAAAACTGCTTAAAGAACCAATAGCTCCTATTGGTCATTCACAACTCGCTTGCCTGTCCGGCGAGAACAGGGGAACCGCATCCTTGTTGGAACTCAGCAGCTCTTCATGACTGAAGGAGTAGTCCTTTGTATAGTCAACGCAAATGAAATGCTGCCCGATACGGTGCGAGCATTGGGCCGGAAGATGAGAAGGGTCGAAAGAACCGCTGTATCCACTGAGAAGTTCGCCGTCAACAAACGTTGCAATGACATCCGATACCTCCGATGAAATCAGGTCTTTAAAGGGGTCATTAGTCCGCTTCCGAAATATAATGATATCCGCCGCAAAGCCCTGCTCCAGCTTGCCGGTCAGTTTTTCTACCTCCAGCGAGTACGCTGCGTGCTCCGTAGCCATGCGCCAGTAGTCGCTTCCCGACAGATGGTCATCCCACTTCGCGTTGTCAATATGCTCGGCACAGCGAAATTCCTCAAGGAGATTGTACGAACCCGAGTATGACCAATCCGTACTGATCGCGACCCGGGCGCCGGCCCGCAATGCGTTCGGAATATCGACTGTGGTCCCGTAAAGAACCACGTTCGACCTCGGCGACCAGATAAGAGTCACGTCAAGGTCTTTCAGGCGCTCAACGTCTTGACGGCTCAGCCCCACTCCGTGGATAAGGGAGTAACGCCGCTCCGGGTTCTTCGAGACATAATCCAGATAGAACTTCCCTTCAATTTCCGCCGTGCAGTTGGTTCCCTCCGCAATGTGGGGCACATAGGGCGGTTTGTCCTCAAACTCAAGAAAAAGGCTGCGGGGATCGCGGGACTCGGTTGGCGCTAACGGGCAAGAAAACCCGCTGAGTTCCTCGGTAGCGTCAAAACCGTAGGGAAACGTCTCCATCTCAGCAAGATAGAAGTACCTTGTTTCGTCTCCGGGACGACCACCCGCATTTTTAACAAGTCCCTCAATGCCGCCTGAACCGGCCATCGTGGTGGTACCGGACAGAAGGTGGCGGAGTTCTATCCAGAATTTCCGGACATCTTCCTCAACCCTCTCAAACTCGACCGCATAATACTCCGGGCCGGCTACGCCCCGCCATTGATCACGGTGCGAATACACGGAACGCGTCATCGGATCCGGAAATCCTCCGCTCCAATCCGGGTGTTCATGCGGATTTATCAGGCCAGGCGAAATGTACGAACTGCTGCAATCAAATACCGAGGCATCGGGAATTTTTGCTTCGATGCTGTTTGTCTTGCCAATATCAAGAATATCAAGAATGTGGCCGTCGCGTATAAGGATTGCGCCGCACTTTGCTCCGCCAGCGTCTTTAATCAGATTCCCTATGATAATTGTCTCATCAGATTGTCGGATAGAAACTTCACAGCGTTGGGAATGTCGAGCAGACTCGGCGGAAGATGCTACCTGCGCGTCACTGCACAAATTCGAAGATGTGGAACCACAACCGGAAAGCGCAAAAAGGACCAAGAGTTGGATCGCTACGAGTACCGCCTTCACAGATTCTTGCTTAGTGAGATTGGCTTGTCTGTATTTCATCAATGGAGAACAACCAGTAATTGCTATTCTACCAATCTCTCCTTTTGATAGCAACATAATCCGGCAAGGTCTATTATATGAAAGGAATTGGAATTACGGAATTGACCGGACAAACATGGCATCAGTTGAAAGAACAGTCTCATCCCTTATAGGTCCTCCCCTCAATCCAAGTTTGGATTGAGCGCGAAGGAGGCCTTGTTTTAGCGGATATGCAGCGGGTGTGTTAATTCATTGGTGGAATTCTACCCATCCCCTATCCACCTTCTGCTAATTCCTTTACAGAAACACATTCTCTAAAGAAGAGATAGAGAAAGTAGAACGCGCTTGCAGCAAAATCAACCTTCGTGTGGAGCGACTTGAAAAAGTTCTAGGAAACGCCCAGAAGGCAATTCGTAAGATTGATCGACTACTTCTTCTTACGCCTTTTGCTCATCGCCACGTATTTTCTATTATCTTCCCCCAGATAAACCTGCCTGGGCCTTGCGATTCTGGTTTCGGGGTCGTTCATCAGCTCAAGCCACTGGGCAAGCCACCCGGCCATCCTCGCTATCGCGAAAAGCACGGTAAACATGCTCGTGGGAAGACCTATGCTCTGGTATATGAGTCCAGAGTAGAAATCAACGTTCGGGTAAAGCCTTCTTCTTACGAAATAGTCATCTTCAAGGGCTATTCTCTCAAGCTCAAGCGCTATGTCGAGCAGAGGATTTTTCCCGGTGACTTCAAACACGTCGTGGGCTATATCCTTTATTATCGCCGCTCTCGGATCGTAAGCCTTGTACACCCTGTGCCCGAAGCCCATGAGCCTGAATTCTCCTTTCTTGGCCCTTTCTATGTACTGCGGAATCTTGTCAATCGAGCCTATGTCGGCAAGCATTTCAAGCACCGCCTCGTTCGCTCCGCCGTGAAGAGGACCGTACAGTGCGGCAATCGCCGCAGCGGCCGCGGAGTAAGGATCCGGATGGGAGCTTCCGACGTTTCTCATCGCGCTTGCGCTGCAGTTCTGCTCGTGGTCGGCATGGAGGATGAAAAGAACGTCTATCGCTTTCTCTATCGCCGGATTCGGCTCATACTTGGTCTCGGTCATCTTGAACATCATTGAAAGGAAATTCCCGGCGTAGCTGAGTTCGTTGTCGGGGTATACATATGGAAGACCCATTATATGCCTGTAGGAAAATCCGGCTATGGTCGGCGTCTTCGCTATAAGCCTTCTCATCTCAAGTTTCTGCACGTCGGTATCGAATATGTCTTTTGCATCCGGATAGAAGGTCGAAAGGGCCCCGACGGTCGCAAGAAGCATGCCCATCGGATGCGCGTCGTAGCGGAATCCGTCCATGAGCTTCCTTATGTTTTCATGCACGTAGGTGTGATGCGTTATGTCGTGAACCCAGCTGTCGTATTGCGATTTGTTAGGCAGTTCACCATGAATAAGGAGGTAAGCAACTTCGAGGAAGGTACTTTTTTTCGCCAGCTCTTCTATCGGGTACCCCCTGTATCTCAGGATCCCCTTTTCTCCATCAATGAAGGTAACCTTGCTTTTGCACGAAGCCGTATTCCCGAAAGCGGGGTCATAGCTCATCATGCCAAAATCTTCGTCCTTAACCCTTATCTGACGAAGATCAGTGGCTCTTATGGTATCGTTGTCTATAGCAAGTTCGTATGTTTTACCTGTCCTGTTATCCGTTACGGACAAAGTGTTCTTCGACATTTGTGAATCTCCTCGTAGTAGTGAAGTTGTTTAAATCAAGTTGTCGGTCGAATCGGATTCCCGTATGTGAACCGCCCTCTTTCTCACTCCAACACCCTTAAGAGTCAATCCAACCGATCAAGGTGATTGTAACAGATTTTTTAACTAAACGCAAAACGACCTAACCGAATTCCACGACACTGATTGGGACAGGGGTAAAACAGGAAATAAAAATAAGCAGTGAGAAAAAAGCAAGCGCTTTTCTTCCGGCACCGATCTCGGTATCACTCGATATGGTCGGCGGATGGGATGTACCGATCACCAAAAGCAGTATCGCCCAGAAAAGCCAGCCGACCCAACCCTCAAACATAAGCCACTCAGGAAGAATGCCAAGCACCCACAAGCCCAGATAATCCGCAAAGTCCATCAGAGGTACCGTTCCCACTCCCATTATTGCAAGAAAAATAACCGTAGCGGCCGATATAGCTTTATGCCACTCCGCCGGGAAGACGCAGTATACAAGATGCCCTCCGTCAAGCTGCCCAGCGGGCATGAGATTCAAGACGGTTACGAAAAGGCCTATCCATCCTGCAAATGCAACGGGGTGGAGCAGAATTTCGTATCCCTGGGCGACTTCCCCGATAGCCATTTTTGAGAAAAGGGCAAATACGAGAGAATTGCCAAGAGACATGGCCGCCTGCATCTCAGAGAGCCTCTCAGAATCCAAAGCGACCACTTCCGAGAAAAGCAGCCCGACAAACAAGACCGGAAGAGCTACTATCACCCCGGCTATGGGACCAGCGACCCCTATGTCGAAAAGTTCCCTTCGGCCGCGTATCCGAGACTTTATCCTTATAAACGCCCCGAACGTCCCTATAGGAGAGAGAAAGGGAGGAGCGGGAATAAACCAGGGAAGAGTTATAGAAACGCCGTACTTCCTGCCGTAAAAGTAATGACCCATTTCATGGGCTCCAAGAATGGCGACCAGAGAAAGCGAGAAAAGAACGCCCCCCGTATAAGTTCCGCTTATCATGTAGCCGGAAAGGAAAGTCGTGGCCGCCGTGAGAATAAAAAGCACCAGCGGAATAAGGATAGATCTTTTGATCATGGCTACTCTACTTCGAGCAACATCGGGTTTATGGAGTTAAGGACATCCTTTAAGTATCTCTCTATGTCGGACTCCTTTGAGAGCAGCAACAGGTCGGACCTTATTTCCTCAAGCATCCGCTCAGAAAGCCTGTCCGAAAGAAATTTCACATAAGGGAACCGAAGCGGAGAAACGCTCAGATGACGGTAACCAAGAGCCAGTATAAGAAGTGTGCCGGAAGGAACTCCCGCTATTTCTCCACATATTGAAATCTCCTTTCCGCTTGAGAGAATCTGTTCTCTTGTAAAGTCCAGCATTCTCACCACGGAAGGATGAAAAGCCGAGTAAAGATGTCCAACCGCGTTTGAATTTCTATCCACCGCGAGCAGGTACTGTATGAGGTCGTTTGTTCCAATGGAAACAAAATCTATCAAGTCCGCGTAATCATCGAACTGATACACAAGCGCCGGAACCTCCATCATTATTCCGAGCTTCGGTATATCATGCCGGTGAAGGCTGACTTCGGCAGACAGTTCCTCAATTATCTGCGCCGCGGTCTCAACCTCCCAGACATTTGATACCATAGGCAGAAGAATCTTGAAATTCCCCCCTTTCTTCGCCGCAAGCAAGATGGATTTCACCTGATCCCTGAAAAGATCAAGATACTCCATTGAAAAGCGGATTGAGCGAAGACCAAGAAGGGGATTCT
It includes:
- a CDS encoding M42 family peptidase, which encodes MDIKLLKKLCDTPGMPGDEGLVKAILLEEIKKFSEDITEDVLGNIIARIPGDGPTFVLDAHMDEVGFMVHHIDNRGFLRVTPLGGMDARVFYGQRLVVWGKEPLKGVVAAVPPHVTRGSGGAKEVPEIEDCAVDLGLSSEKVADLVKIGDMVSFDTSLDETEDSVISKALDDRMGLFVIIEALRKTPSPGCNLIVTFTVQEEVGLRGARVITPVYEPDFAVALEGTVAMDIPGVSESKSFANIGKGPEIRLSDRFLVAHRPFSFFIKELAEKNEIPYQITVKKAGSTNATAMQVTGKGTRAAVLSVPTRYLHSPSSIAYKSDISHTIDLVSCLLSDIGKFSPSNQHQGAQQQ
- a CDS encoding citrate synthase, which translates into the protein MSKNTLSVTDNRTGKTYELAIDNDTIRATDLRQIRVKDEDFGMMSYDPAFGNTASCKSKVTFIDGEKGILRYRGYPIEELAKKSTFLEVAYLLIHGELPNKSQYDSWVHDITHHTYVHENIRKLMDGFRYDAHPMGMLLATVGALSTFYPDAKDIFDTDVQKLEMRRLIAKTPTIAGFSYRHIMGLPYVYPDNELSYAGNFLSMMFKMTETKYEPNPAIEKAIDVLFILHADHEQNCSASAMRNVGSSHPDPYSAAAAAIAALYGPLHGGANEAVLEMLADIGSIDKIPQYIERAKKGEFRLMGFGHRVYKAYDPRAAIIKDIAHDVFEVTGKNPLLDIALELERIALEDDYFVRRRLYPNVDFYSGLIYQSIGLPTSMFTVLFAIARMAGWLAQWLELMNDPETRIARPRQVYLGEDNRKYVAMSKRRKKK
- a CDS encoding amidohydrolase family protein — translated: MTRSVYSHRDQWRGVAGPEYYAVEFERVEEDVRKFWIELRHLLSGTTTMAGSGGIEGLVKNAGGRPGDETRYFYLAEMETFPYGFDATEELSGFSCPLAPTESRDPRSLFLEFEDKPPYVPHIAEGTNCTAEIEGKFYLDYVSKNPERRYSLIHGVGLSRQDVERLKDLDVTLIWSPRSNVVLYGTTVDIPNALRAGARVAISTDWSYSGSYNLLEEFRCAEHIDNAKWDDHLSGSDYWRMATEHAAYSLEVEKLTGKLEQGFAADIIIFRKRTNDPFKDLISSEVSDVIATFVDGELLSGYSGSFDPSHLPAQCSHRIGQHFICVDYTKDYSFSHEELLSSNKDAVPLFSPDRQASCE
- a CDS encoding site-2 protease family protein — its product is MIKRSILIPLVLFILTAATTFLSGYMISGTYTGGVLFSLSLVAILGAHEMGHYFYGRKYGVSITLPWFIPAPPFLSPIGTFGAFIRIKSRIRGRRELFDIGVAGPIAGVIVALPVLFVGLLFSEVVALDSERLSEMQAAMSLGNSLVFALFSKMAIGEVAQGYEILLHPVAFAGWIGLFVTVLNLMPAGQLDGGHLVYCVFPAEWHKAISAATVIFLAIMGVGTVPLMDFADYLGLWVLGILPEWLMFEGWVGWLFWAILLLVIGTSHPPTISSDTEIGAGRKALAFFSLLIFISCFTPVPISVVEFG